From Miscanthus floridulus cultivar M001 chromosome 15, ASM1932011v1, whole genome shotgun sequence, the proteins below share one genomic window:
- the LOC136507231 gene encoding uncharacterized protein, translated as MGDVEIEDCVTMAQFNELRQSMEEKQDRLTRDLQALLTEIRGRHQPHDGASNHGEDGEDSDGRAAARRAREQERRNQGATHGRGRGRGRRNDDNDESEDVDEDNHSQYRGGRRHHRRGNHEKRFGKLKFTMPKFDGGSDPEAYFTWELKVDKIFHLHNYSEEKKLAMASLEFDGYALIWWEQLLRDREEDGENPIATWDEMKREMRIHFVPKHYQRDLFDKLQNLKQGSLSIEEYYKEMEKAMIRANVYEDEEQTIAHFMVGLHRNIQRIVEFQPYRCLIDLGGFRGKNAAAQGMNSKPSASTTTLVGSTAKSSGIQCFKCGGCGHVIKECLNNRVIIVKDNGEYESASEEEVEEEYDDEAHEDEEHTRCEFEQGAALVVAQILSVQMKEAENGQRHNLFQTRAKVQYKVVKVIIDGGSCHNLASCEMVDKLGLKLQRHPHPYHVQWLNDSGDIKIGYRVKVPFKIGEYVDTIECDVAPMSVCHLLLGRPWQYDRYTQHCGRTNQYTLDLKGKKFVLKPMTPQQIMAEHLQKQTEISTASEGREEQKKLSSIHNSVSATSQI; from the exons ATGGGTGATGTTGAGATAGAAGATTGTGTTACTATGGCACAATTTAATGAACTCCGGCAAAGCATGGAAGAGAAGCAAGATCGGTTGACCCGAGATCTTCAGGCTCTTTTGACTGAAATCAGAGGGCGTCATCAACCTCATGATGGTGCAAGCAACCATGGTGAAGATGGAGAAGATAGTGATGGAAGAGCTGCTGCTAGAAGAGCAAGAGAACAAGAAAGGAGAAACCAAGGTGCTACACATGgtagaggaagaggacgaggtcgaagaaatgatgacaatgatgaatcTGAAGATGTGGATGAAGATAATCATTCCCAATATCGTGGTGGTCGCCGACATCATAGAAGAGGCAACCATGAGAAGAGGTTTGGCAAACTGAAATTTACCATGCCAAAATTTGATGGAGGATCTGATCCTGAAGCTTACTTCACTTGGGAGTTGAAGGTGGACAAGATATTTCACTTGCATAATTATTCAGAGGAGAAGAAATTAGCCATGGCATCTCTTGAGTTTGATGGATATGCTCTGATATGGTGGGAACAACTTCTGCGTGATCGAGAAGAAGATGGAGAAAACCCTATTGCAACATGGGATGAGATGAAGCGAGAAATGAGAATTCATTTTGTGCCGAAGCACTATCAGCGTGATCTTTTTGATAAATTGCAGAATCTGAAGCAAGGAAGCCTCTCTATTGAGGAGTATTATAAAGAGATGGAGAAGGCTATGATTAGAGCTAATGTGTATGAAGATGAAGAGCAAACTATTGCACATTTCATGGTTGGGTTACATCGCAATATCCAGCGCATTGTTGAGTTTCAGCCGTACCGTTGTCTTATTGATTTG GGTGGTTTTAGAGGGAAGAATGCTGCTGCCCAAGGCATGAACTCTAAACCATCAGCATCCACCACTACTTTAGTGGGTTCTACAGCCAAGAGTAGTGGGATtcaatgcttcaagtgtggaggtTGTGGGCATGTAATCAAGGAGTGTCTGAATAATCGTGTGATCATTGTGAAAGACAATGGAGAATATGAATCAGCTAGTGAAGAGGAAGTTGAGGAAGagtatgatgatgaggctcatgAAGATGAGGAACATACTAGATGTGAATTTGAGCAAGGTGCTGCTCTTGTGGTGGCTCAAATTTTGAGCGTTCAAATGAAGGAAGCTGAAAATGGACAGCGACATAATCTTTTTCAAACCAGAGCTAAAGTGCAATATAAGGTAGTCAAGGTGATCATTGATGGCGGGAGCTGCCATAATCTTGCTAGTTGTGagatggttgacaagcttggtttGAAACTACAGCGGCACCCTCATCCATATCATGTCCAATGGTTGAATGATTCGGGAGATATTAAGATTGGTTATAGAGTAAAGGTTCCATTCAAAATTGGTGAATATGTTGACACAATAGAGTGTGATGTGGCACCGATGTCTGTGTGCCACTTGCTGCTTGGAAGACCTTGGCAATATGATCGATATACTCAGCATTGTGGGAGAACAAATCAGTACACACTAGATTTGAAAGGAAAGAAGTTTGTACTCAAGCCTATGACGCCTCAACAAATCATGGCTGAGCACTTAcaaaagcaaactgaaattagcACGGCAAGTGAAGGAAGAGAAGAGCAAAAGAAATTGAGTTCCATCCACAATTCAGTGAGTGCCACAAGCCAAATTTGA
- the LOC136507232 gene encoding uncharacterized protein: MLEKDIANLVQDADSMQRVSLVIKDNLSQDLIKVLSPLFIFEDQAPKVKKAQRNLSNHEALLAKKNSNRREAKELAQLIDNLKNSSLRIEPELNQLETKRAKLEKELENVKVAIDHHKSNLGQIPNVIKQKKQEMLTKVKEGKAICSSVKNIPRSAEEDKQQITEVDAIQLKALKAIQDVLSL, encoded by the coding sequence atgcttgagaaggatatagccaatttggtccaagatgcagattcaatgcaaagagtctcCTTAGTTATTAAGGATAATTTATCCCAAGATCTCATCAAAGTCTTGTCACCGTTATTCATTTttgaagatcaagccccaaaggtgaaaaaggctcagaggaatctgtctaatcatgaagctttattggccaagaagaactccaacagacgagaggccaaagagctagcacAGCTGATTGATAATTTGAAGAACTCTTCCCTCAGGATTGAGCCAGAGCTGAACCAACTAGAAACCAAGCGTGcaaaacttgagaaggaactggagAACGTGAAGGTTGCCATCGATCACCATAAGTCCAATCTGGGTCAAATACCCAATGTTATTAAGCAGAAGAAACAGgaaatgctgaccaaggtcaaagaaggcaaggcCATCTGCAGCAGCGTTAAGAATattcctagatcagccgaagaagacaagcaacaaatcacagaagtcgatgctatccagctaaaagcattgaaagcaatccaggatgttttAAGCTTGTAA